A segment of the Salmo trutta chromosome 3, fSalTru1.1, whole genome shotgun sequence genome:
AGCCCGAATGAACACTTCTCCCTGGATGTACAGAGCGGTGGAGAGCAGAGTGTGTCTGCTGAGTTGGTGCTGCAGAAAGCTTTAGACCGAGAGAAACAGCCCGTGATCCAGCTCACACTGACCGCTGTAGACGGAGGAAAACCTCCACGATCGGGAACGTTACAGATTATTGTTCACGTAGTAGATGTCAATGATAACTCGCCAACATTTAGCAAATCACTCTACAAGGTCCGTGTTAATGAAAATGTATCTTTAGGGACACAACTATTGAAGTTAGAGGCTACAGATTTAGACGAGGGTCCAAACGCTGACATTGTATATAGCTTTATGAAGCGTGGCAATGTGAACAATGCAGATATGTTCTCCATAGATTCACGAAGCGGTGAGATTACTGTAAAGGCGAATTTAGATCACGAGGAAAATGCAGCATATGAGCTACGGGTGCAAGCGACGGACCAAGGCCCTTCGGCCCGCAGTGGTTATTCTAAAGTGTTGGTTGAAGTTATTGATATCAATGACAATGCTCCCGAAATATCTGTGACGTCATTAATGAACCCAGTAAAAGAGGATGCTGGCATAGGGACCGTGGTTGCCTTGGTGACAGTTACAGATAAAGATGGAGGTAAAAATGGCTTCAGTAACAGTAAACTTGTAGGGTCTGTTCCTTTCAAACTGATGTCGAACCACAAAAACGATTATTCGTTAGTGGTAGACGGGCATCTGGACAGGGAGAGCGTTACTCAGTATAATGTCACCATCATCGCTACGGATGAAGGGACCCCGCCTCTCTCCAGCACCAGCGTTGTTACTGTAGACGTTTCTGATGTGAATGACAACGCTCCTCGCTTCTCAGAACCCGTTATTAATGTTTATGTGAAAGAGAACAGTCCGGTAGGTGACGTCATTTATAGGATGTCTGCGTTTGATCCAGATTCAGATGAAAATGCAAAGATGACGTATTCATTATTAGATAAAAGTGTTTCAATATCATCATCTGTAAATATAAACTCAGATACAGGAGATATAGTCAGTCTTCAGTCTTTTAACTATGAGGAGATACAAACTTTCCATTTTAAAGTTCAGGCCACAGACTCTGGTGTTCCTCCGCTCAGCAGCAACGTGACTGTGAACGTTTTTATCCTGGATGAGaatgacaacagacctgggaTTCTCGCGCCCTATTCTGATCACGGCTCCGTTAACTCTGAGAACATTCCCTATTCTGCTGAAGCGGGCTACTTTGTGGCCAAGATCAGGGCTGTAGACTCCGACTCCGGCTACAATGCGTTGCTTTCTTATCACATCTCTGAGCCCAAGGGAACCAACCTCTTCAGAATCGGAACCAGCACCGGGGAACTAAGGACTAAGAGGCGAATGAGTGACAATGACCTGAAAACCCACCCGTTGGTCGTGGTGGTGTCTGATAACGGAGAACCCTCACTGTCAGCGACTGTGTCTATTGATGTAGTGGTGGTTGAAAGTACAGGTGAAATACAGACTCAATACAGAAACGTACCGAGAAAGGAGGAGAGCTTCTCTGATTTAAACCTGTATTTGCTGATCGCCATTTCCTCGGTGTCAGTGATATTTTTACTGAGCCTCATCAGTTTAATCGCTGTAAAATGCCACAGGACAGACGACAGTTTCAAAAGGTACAGCGCCCCAATGATCACCACACACCCCGACGGGAGCTGGTCTTACTCTAAATCTACTCAGCAGTATGACGTGTGTTTCAGCTCAGACACACTGAAGAGTGACGTAGTGGTTTTCCCCGCGCCGTATCCACCTGCAGATGCAGAACTGATCAGTATTAATGGAAATGACACGTTTGACAGGACTCAGACATTACCCAACCAAGACAAGGTAAGAGTAATACCCGTTACGAATGTGTAAATGTCTTTTTAAACTCCAGCTTTGTGATTGCAGTTTTTGGGATAATGACAGACATTTATCAAACGGTTTCAGAGTTATCATACAAATGTTTGCATGGCCAATTTAGTTTTTGATATCGTATAAGAATATTTCTGGGAATAAATTGAGTGGAAATGTACAAAAGAACATCGCTTTGAAAGCACAGACGTTCTCGGTGGTGCTGAAACAGCGTTCTTTGGTTTCGAGGGGCAGAGGCCTTTTCGGATCGATACTTTTAAACGTTGAAAGTGGAATGGACATTTTCAAGTGATGTAGAAAGTTGGTTTGAAAAGTATTTTTTAGCTCTCTGCTTTGTCTTCCCCAGGAACATTCAATCTGGCAGTTTTCTATATGGGGGATCAATAGGGCCTCCTGTATTTGGTTACCTGACTCTTTGACAGCTGTCCTCGTTACTAACTTTTACCTTTATCACCACGACTTTAAATGACTATTGATACTCATTTTAATTGTTCCCCAGTGTTTGCCGTTTTACGCGTCCCAACCTGAGCACCTGTATTCAAACTGGACTCTATCATGCGGTTGATTCATAGTTGATACAACATTAGCCAATGGATACGTATACAGTCATATCTGCTATTTGCTTGCTACTATCACAGTAAGTTAATGATGTGGTATAAAACGTTGAGTTAAATCAAACAAGTAACACATGGTGTCGCTATAGACCAGGAATGGGAGAGTGGTCACTTATATTCTATGACTCCTCCTctctgaatgaaagaaaaaaacacCGTCACGCTTTGTCAAGAGAAACACTCGAATGGTGGTGAGAGGAAGAGGGCTGGGTTGTGTGGATCTCTTATTTGACggattttttttgttgtggtTTCAATGGACATGCCACTTCTATTTCTGGAATAATACGTTTCGTACAAGCCGCGATGGATCATCGAAGACAAAGCGAAAGCGTTTGGATTCAGTGCGTCGTGTTGCTTTGCTTATTTGACTGGTCTGCAGCGCAGATCTCTTACTCCGTTTCAGAGGAGGTGGACAAAGGCACGTTCGTGGGGAATCTCGCTAAGGATTTAAACCTTAATGTACACGAACTGGAGTCGAGGGGTCTAAGGATTGTATCGGGACATAGTAAGAGGTATTTTGATGCGAATCTGAAAACGGGGATACTGTTCGTTAAcgagagaatagacagagaggagCTTTGTCCGAATACGGTAAAGTGTTCGCTAAACATACAGGCCATATTGAGCCATCCTACGCAGCTCCACCGCATTGAGGTTAATATTTTAGACGTTAATGACAATGCACCATCTTTCCTTGAAAAATTATATTCATTCAACATTTCTGAATCATCATCCACAGACGAGCGATATCTTTTACCGATAGCAATCGATTCAGACACGGGCAGTAACTCGGTAAAGAGCTACAAGCTGAGCCCGAATGAACACTTCTCCCTGGATGTACAGAGCGGCGGAGAGCAGAGTGTGTCTGCTGAGTTGGTGCTGCAGAAAGCTTTAGACCGAGAGAAACAGCCCGTGATCCAGCTCACACTGACCGCTGTAGACGGAGGAAAACCTCCACGATCGGGGACATTGCTGATAATAGTGAACGTAATTGATGCCAATGATAATTCCCCCACGTTCAGTAAGCCGCTGTACAAGGTTCGCGTTAATGAAAATGTTCCGTTCGGAACTAAGGTCATTCAGCTAAATGCCACAGATGTAGATGAGGGAGTCAACGGTAAAGTTGTATATTCCTTTATCAAACGTGGTAACGTGAACCCCTCTGATATGTTTGATATAAATTCAGACACTGGAGCAATCACAGTTAAGGGAAATGTGGATTATGAGGAAAGTCCTTCATATGAAATTCGTGTGCAGGCGACAGACCAAGGCTCATCACCCCGTAGTGCACACGGGAAACTATTAGTGGAAGTTATTGATTTGAATGACAATTTCCCAGAAATATACGTGACGTCACTCATGAGCCCCGTGAAAGAGGATGCTGAGATGGGGACAGTGGTCGCCTTGGTGACAGTCACAGATAAAGATGGTGGTAAAAATGGCCTCACTAACAGTAAACTTGTTGGGCCAGTGCcctttaaattgaaattgaattataAAAACGATTATTCATTAGTAGTAGATGGGCCTCTTGACAGAGAGAGTGTTTCTCAGTATAATGTCACCATCACAGCTACGGATGAAGGGACCCCGCCTCTCTCCAGCACCAGCGTTGTTACTGTAGAGGTTTCTGATGTGAATGACAACGCTCCTCGCTTCTCAGAACCCGTTATTAATGTTTATGTTAAAGAGAACAGTCCGGTAGGTGACGTCATTTATACGACGTCTGCTTTTGATCCAGATTCAGATGAAAATGCAAAGATGACGTATTCATTATTAGATAAAAGTGTTTCAAAATCATCGTATATTAATATAAACTCAGATACAGGAGATATAGTCAGTCTGCAGTCTTTTAACTATGAGGAGATAAAAAAGTTCAATTTTAAAGTTCAGGCCACAGACTCTGGTGTTCCTCCGCTCAGCAGCAACGTGACTGTGAACGTTTTTATCCTGGATGAGaatgacaacagacctgggaTTCTCGCGCCCTATTCTGATCACGGCTCTGTTAACTCTGAGAACATTCCCTATTCTGCTGAAGCGGGCTACTTTGTGGCCAAGATCAGGGCTGTAGACTCCGACTCTGGCTACAATGCGCTGCTTTCTTATCACATCTCTGAGCCCAAGGGATCCAACCTCTTCCGAATCGGAACCAGCACCGGGGAACTAAGGACTAAGAGGCGAATGAGTGACAATGACCTGAAAACCCACCCGTTGGTCGTGGAGGTTTCTGATAACGGAGAACCCTCACTGTCAGCGACTGTGTCTATTGATGTAGTGGTGGTTGAAAGTACAGACTCAATACAGACTCAATACAGAAACGTACCGAGAAAGGAGGAGAGCTTCTCTGATTTAAACCTGTATTTGCTGATCGCCATTGCCTCGGTGTCAGTGATATTTTTACTGAGCCTTATCAGTTTAATCGCTGTAAAATGCCACAGGACAGACGACAGTTTCAAAAGGTACAGCGCCCCAATGATCACCACACACCCC
Coding sequences within it:
- the LOC115173681 gene encoding protocadherin alpha-2-like, with amino-acid sequence MDRRRQRESVWIQCVALLCLFDWSAAQISYSVSEEVDKGTFVGNLAKDLNLNVHELESRGLKIVSGQSKKYFEANLKTGVLFVNERIDREELCPSTVKCSLNIQAILSHPMFLHRIEVNIIDVNDNAPSFLEQYHTFNISESSSPGERYPLPIANDADTGSNSVKSYKLSPNEHFSLDVQSGGEQSVSAELVLQKALDREKQPVIQLTLTAVDGGKPPRSGTLQIIVHVVDVNDNSPTFSKSLYKVRVNENVSLGTQLLKLEATDLDEGPNADIVYSFMKRGNVNNADMFSIDSRSGEITVKANLDHEENAAYELRVQATDQGPSARSGYSKVLVEVIDINDNAPEISVTSLMNPVKEDAGIGTVVALVTVTDKDGGKNGFSNSKLVGSVPFKLMSNHKNDYSLVVDGHLDRESVTQYNVTIIATDEGTPPLSSTSVVTVDVSDVNDNAPRFSEPVINVYVKENSPVGDVIYRMSAFDPDSDENAKMTYSLLDKSVSISSSVNINSDTGDIVSLQSFNYEEIQTFHFKVQATDSGVPPLSSNVTVNVFILDENDNRPGILAPYSDHGSVNSENIPYSAEAGYFVAKIRAVDSDSGYNALLSYHISEPKGTNLFRIGTSTGELRTKRRMSDNDLKTHPLVVVVSDNGEPSLSATVSIDVVVVESTGEIQTQYRNVPRKEESFSDLNLYLLIAISSVSVIFLLSLISLIAVKCHRTDDSFKRYSAPMITTHPDGSWSYSKSTQQYDVCFSSDTLKSDVVVFPAPYPPADAELISINGNDTFDRTQTLPNQDKVRVIPVTNV
- the LOC115163752 gene encoding protocadherin alpha-4-like; the protein is MDHRRQSESVWIQCVVLLCLFDWSAAQISYSVSEEVDKGTFVGNLAKDLNLNVHELESRGLRIVSGHSKRYFDANLKTGILFVNERIDREELCPNTVKCSLNIQAILSHPTQLHRIEVNILDVNDNAPSFLEKLYSFNISESSSTDERYLLPIAIDSDTGSNSVKSYKLSPNEHFSLDVQSGGEQSVSAELVLQKALDREKQPVIQLTLTAVDGGKPPRSGTLLIIVNVIDANDNSPTFSKPLYKVRVNENVPFGTKVIQLNATDVDEGVNGKVVYSFIKRGNVNPSDMFDINSDTGAITVKGNVDYEESPSYEIRVQATDQGSSPRSAHGKLLVEVIDLNDNFPEIYVTSLMSPVKEDAEMGTVVALVTVTDKDGGKNGLTNSKLVGPVPFKLKLNYKNDYSLVVDGPLDRESVSQYNVTITATDEGTPPLSSTSVVTVEVSDVNDNAPRFSEPVINVYVKENSPVGDVIYTTSAFDPDSDENAKMTYSLLDKSVSKSSYININSDTGDIVSLQSFNYEEIKKFNFKVQATDSGVPPLSSNVTVNVFILDENDNRPGILAPYSDHGSVNSENIPYSAEAGYFVAKIRAVDSDSGYNALLSYHISEPKGSNLFRIGTSTGELRTKRRMSDNDLKTHPLVVEVSDNGEPSLSATVSIDVVVVESTDSIQTQYRNVPRKEESFSDLNLYLLIAIASVSVIFLLSLISLIAVKCHRTDDSFKRYSAPMITTHPDGSWSYSKSTQQYDVCFSSDTLKSDVVVFPAPYPPTDAELISINGNDTFDRTQTLPNQDKVRSLHKLTYTSYVEAYLYTPLNSQSKNIAFKGIESQVPSAFVKRHSNGGETERAGLCTGSI